From the genome of Pelobacter propionicus DSM 2379, one region includes:
- a CDS encoding efflux RND transporter permease subunit: MIERIIEYSARNRVVVVIFYALIVAWGVWAVYRTPVDAIPDLSDNQVIVFTEYQGRSPQVVEDQVTYPLVSNLQGLPRVKAVRASSAFGFSMIYVIFEDKADIYWARTRVLERLNYAASLLPPGVTPTLGPDGTGVGHVFWYTIQGKGYDLEQLRTLQDWFVRYQLNTVPGVAEVASIGGFVREYQIDLDPVKLQAYRVSTGQVMDALGRSNRDAGGRLVEQADAEFLIRGRGYVQSVADLENIVVGADLRGTPVYVKNLGRVQLGGAMRRGMLDLNGEGEAVGGIIVMRYGENAKDVIKRVKEKIRALSKGLPAGVSIQAFYDRSDLIDRSIDTLKSSLTEMCIVVVCIVLVFLLHFQSSLVVVLTLPVAVLASFITMKYLGITSNIMSLGGIAIAIGELVDAGVVMVENCFRRLSELPEGEREERRLEVIISASKRVGPAIFSSMVVIILSFVPIFLLEGQEGKLFHPLAFTKTFAMIAAAVIAVTLVPVLSYWFLRGKMPDEEKNPVSRFFIALYSPVLRWCLAWPKTVIALNLVALLVAIPVFMRMGSEFMPPLDEGSLLYMPVTLPNVSISEAKRLIQVQDAVIKSVPEVEGVLGKVGRAETSTDPAPVSMFESIIILKPKEKWRPRVTKGDIVAELDSKLQIPGVRNGWTQPIINRINMLSTGVRTDLGVKIFGSDLNVLKELAVQAEGILKQVPGAADVVAERVTGGSYLDIDIDRQAASRYNLSVGDIQDVIETALGGQTLTTVVEGRNRFPVRLRYQRDYRDSIPAMGNILVSSAGGETQIPLSLMTRMHVSTGAPEINSEGGLLRSVVFLNVRNRDLGGFVTDARQVLEKNLKLPPGYYVAWAGQWENKLRAMKRLQILVPVGLLIIFSILYFTFKSLIEALMVMLSVPFALVGGVYLVSILGYNMSVAVWVGFIALYGVAVETGVVMVVYLHEALDRRILAGSVTEEDIREATFEGAVQRLRPKLMTVATSLIGLSPLLWASGTGADVMKPIAAPVIGGMFSSTIHVLVMTPVIFIMMKTRDLKKGKLKYSGIEG, from the coding sequence ATGATCGAACGAATCATCGAATACTCCGCCCGCAACCGTGTGGTTGTCGTCATCTTCTATGCCCTGATCGTTGCCTGGGGTGTCTGGGCGGTGTACCGGACGCCGGTGGATGCCATTCCCGACCTGTCGGATAACCAGGTGATCGTCTTCACCGAATACCAGGGGCGCTCCCCCCAGGTGGTGGAGGACCAGGTTACCTATCCGCTGGTATCCAACCTGCAAGGACTGCCGCGGGTCAAGGCGGTGCGGGCCTCAAGCGCCTTCGGCTTCTCCATGATCTATGTGATCTTCGAGGACAAGGCGGATATCTACTGGGCACGCACACGGGTACTGGAACGCCTGAACTACGCGGCCTCGCTGCTTCCCCCGGGAGTGACGCCGACCCTGGGGCCGGACGGCACCGGCGTGGGACACGTCTTCTGGTACACCATCCAGGGTAAGGGATACGATCTGGAGCAGCTGCGCACCCTGCAGGACTGGTTTGTCAGGTACCAGCTCAACACCGTGCCGGGTGTAGCCGAGGTGGCCTCCATCGGTGGTTTCGTCCGCGAATACCAGATCGATCTGGACCCGGTGAAACTGCAGGCCTACCGGGTTTCCACCGGCCAGGTCATGGACGCGCTGGGAAGGTCCAACAGGGATGCGGGAGGACGGCTGGTGGAACAGGCTGATGCCGAGTTCCTGATCCGCGGCAGGGGATATGTGCAATCGGTGGCCGACCTGGAGAACATCGTTGTCGGCGCCGACCTGCGGGGAACCCCGGTCTACGTCAAAAACCTTGGCAGGGTGCAGCTGGGCGGGGCCATGCGCAGGGGAATGCTGGATCTGAACGGCGAAGGGGAGGCGGTTGGCGGGATCATCGTCATGCGCTACGGCGAGAATGCCAAGGATGTCATCAAGCGGGTCAAAGAGAAGATCCGGGCGCTTTCAAAGGGGCTCCCAGCGGGGGTCAGCATTCAGGCCTTCTATGACCGTTCCGACCTGATCGACCGCTCCATCGACACGCTGAAGTCGTCGCTGACCGAGATGTGCATCGTGGTCGTGTGTATCGTTCTTGTCTTTCTGCTTCACTTCCAGAGTTCCCTGGTGGTTGTGCTCACTCTGCCGGTGGCAGTCCTGGCCTCGTTCATAACCATGAAGTACCTGGGGATCACCTCCAACATCATGTCGCTGGGGGGAATCGCCATCGCCATCGGCGAACTGGTGGACGCCGGCGTGGTCATGGTTGAAAACTGCTTTCGCAGGCTTTCCGAGCTCCCCGAAGGGGAACGCGAGGAGCGGAGGCTGGAGGTGATTATTTCCGCTTCCAAACGGGTGGGGCCGGCCATCTTCTCCTCCATGGTGGTGATCATCCTCTCCTTTGTGCCCATCTTCCTGCTGGAGGGACAGGAGGGGAAGCTGTTCCACCCCCTGGCCTTCACCAAGACATTCGCTATGATAGCGGCCGCGGTGATAGCCGTGACCCTGGTGCCGGTGCTCTCCTACTGGTTCCTGCGCGGGAAGATGCCCGATGAGGAGAAAAACCCGGTCTCCCGCTTCTTCATCGCCCTCTACTCCCCCGTGCTGCGCTGGTGCCTGGCCTGGCCCAAGACGGTCATCGCCCTCAACCTGGTGGCGCTGCTGGTCGCCATCCCGGTGTTCATGAGAATGGGGTCCGAATTCATGCCCCCCCTGGACGAGGGGTCGCTGCTGTACATGCCGGTCACCCTCCCCAACGTCTCCATCAGCGAGGCCAAGCGGCTGATTCAGGTCCAGGATGCCGTCATCAAAAGCGTCCCGGAGGTGGAGGGGGTGCTGGGCAAAGTGGGGCGCGCCGAGACCTCCACCGATCCGGCGCCGGTCTCCATGTTCGAGAGCATCATCATCCTTAAGCCGAAGGAGAAATGGCGCCCGAGGGTCACCAAGGGGGACATTGTTGCCGAACTGGACAGCAAGCTTCAGATTCCCGGTGTTCGCAACGGCTGGACCCAGCCGATCATCAACCGCATCAACATGCTCTCCACCGGTGTGCGCACCGACCTGGGGGTCAAGATCTTCGGCAGCGACCTGAATGTGCTCAAGGAACTGGCCGTGCAGGCTGAGGGCATCCTGAAACAGGTTCCGGGCGCTGCCGACGTGGTGGCTGAGCGCGTTACCGGTGGAAGCTACCTGGATATCGACATCGACCGCCAGGCAGCCAGCCGCTACAACCTGAGCGTGGGAGACATCCAGGACGTGATCGAAACCGCCCTGGGCGGGCAGACCCTGACCACGGTGGTGGAGGGGCGCAACCGCTTCCCGGTGCGCCTGCGCTACCAGCGCGACTATCGCGACAGCATCCCGGCCATGGGGAATATCCTGGTCTCCTCCGCAGGGGGAGAAACGCAGATCCCGCTTTCACTGATGACGCGGATGCATGTATCTACCGGTGCCCCGGAGATCAACAGCGAAGGGGGGCTGCTCCGCTCGGTGGTGTTCCTGAATGTGCGCAACCGCGACCTGGGGGGCTTCGTGACTGATGCGCGGCAGGTTCTGGAGAAGAACCTCAAGCTGCCTCCCGGCTATTACGTTGCTTGGGCCGGCCAGTGGGAAAACAAGCTGCGTGCCATGAAGCGGCTGCAGATTCTCGTCCCGGTGGGGCTGCTGATCATTTTCTCGATTCTCTACTTCACCTTCAAATCCCTGATCGAGGCGCTGATGGTCATGCTCTCCGTCCCCTTTGCCCTGGTGGGAGGGGTCTATCTGGTTTCGATCCTGGGCTACAACATGTCCGTGGCGGTCTGGGTCGGCTTCATCGCACTCTATGGTGTGGCCGTGGAAACAGGGGTGGTGATGGTGGTCTATCTGCACGAGGCCCTGGACAGGCGGATTCTGGCCGGGAGCGTGACTGAGGAGGACATACGGGAAGCCACCTTCGAAGGGGCTGTCCAGCGCCTGCGTCCCAAGCTGATGACCGTTGCCACTTCCCTGATCGGCCTGAGCCCGCTCCTGTGGGCCAGCGGCACCGGCGCGGACGTGATGAAGCCGATTGCGGCGCCCGTCATCGGTGGCATGTTTTCCTCAACCATCCATGTGCTCGTCATGACCCCGGTGATCTTCATCATGATGAAGACGAGGGATTTGAAGAAGGGAAAACTGAAATATTCCGGAATCGAAGGTTAG
- a CDS encoding GxxExxY protein, giving the protein MEHGKGGKHGKNGKNGKNGKGTNTMLHATVTEVVIASFYRVYNILGYGFLEKVYENALAHELQKKGLHVATQHNIKVFYDGMEVGDYYADLFVNGVVIVELKAAECLRQEHAAQLLNYCRATGVEVGLLINFGKSPEVRRVVFPSCVP; this is encoded by the coding sequence ATGGAACACGGAAAAGGCGGAAAGCACGGAAAGAACGGAAAGAACGGAAAGAACGGAAAAGGCACGAACACGATGCTGCATGCGACGGTGACGGAGGTCGTCATCGCGTCATTTTATAGGGTTTACAACATCTTGGGCTATGGTTTTCTGGAAAAGGTATATGAAAACGCCCTTGCGCATGAATTGCAGAAGAAAGGGCTTCACGTCGCGACTCAGCACAACATCAAGGTGTTTTATGATGGCATGGAGGTGGGTGATTATTACGCCGATCTGTTTGTAAATGGAGTCGTTATCGTTGAGCTGAAAGCGGCAGAATGCCTGCGGCAAGAACATGCCGCCCAGTTGCTTAACTATTGCAGAGCCACGGGAGTCGAGGTCGGCTTGCTGATCAACTTCGGAAAATCACCCGAAGTGAGACGAGTCGTTTTCCCGAGTTGTGTGCCCTGA